A single region of the Glycine max cultivar Williams 82 chromosome 20, Glycine_max_v4.0, whole genome shotgun sequence genome encodes:
- the LOC102664500 gene encoding uncharacterized protein — MAGWNNRAIADCLLALAQAIGNPNRGEAGGAVEYLGLDHFQRKNPPSFNGGYNPDGAQNWIREIEKIFQVMAYLEGQKVAFGTYTLVEEAEYWWENTCQCLEAEGQDVTWDVFKKVFLENTFLRMLGTRRRWSS, encoded by the coding sequence ATGGCTGGATGGAATAATCGTGCAATAGCTGATTGTCTTCTAGCCTTAGCTCAGGCTATAGGGAAtccaaataggggagaagctggTGGAGCTGTTGAGTACCTGGGGTTGGACCACTTCCAACGAAAGAATCCTCCTTCTTTCAATGGAGGATACAACCCTGATGGTGCTCAGAACTGGATAAGGGAAATAGAGAAAATTTTCCAAGTGATGGCATATCTAGAGGGGCAAAAAGTTGCTTTTGGTACATATACTCTGGTAGAAGAAGCTGAGTATTGGTGGGAGAATACTTGCCAATGCCTAGAGGCTGAAGGTCAAGATGTGACCTGGGATGTCTTCAAGAAGGTATTTTTGGAGAATACTTTCCTGAGGATGTTAGGAACAAGAAGGAGATGGAGTTCGTAG